One Embleya scabrispora DNA segment encodes these proteins:
- a CDS encoding WhiB family transcriptional regulator, with protein sequence MDWRSAAACTHEDPELFFPVGNSGPAREQIDQAKSVCRQCPVIEACLSWAMETKQESGVWGGLSEDERRALRRRNTRRHHNRHAA encoded by the coding sequence ATGGACTGGCGATCCGCCGCTGCCTGTACGCACGAAGACCCCGAACTGTTCTTCCCGGTCGGCAACTCCGGTCCGGCCAGAGAGCAGATCGACCAGGCGAAATCGGTCTGCCGTCAGTGCCCGGTGATCGAGGCTTGCCTCTCGTGGGCGATGGAGACCAAGCAGGAAAGCGGTGTGTGGGGCGGCCTCAGTGAGGACGAGCGCCGCGCGCTGCGCAGAAGAAACACCCGCCGGCACCACAACCGCCACGCGGCCTGA
- a CDS encoding ScbR family autoregulator-binding transcription factor, translated as METAACLFHERGFAGTSISDIGNASGLTSGAIYFHFSNKDALARAIVEAHFDAWPVLIERHAGAGVPAVVGLVRLSFAVARAFRDDPLVRGGARLWSERYGIDATLPAPFVGWIAAVRALLERAREEGELADRIDSAGAAKAIIHAFFGLHTVSDALSGRADIENDLADLWRLLLPALLAEPDAAEDTLRLALPAVDEVRV; from the coding sequence ATGGAGACCGCGGCATGTCTGTTCCACGAGCGAGGTTTCGCGGGTACGAGCATCAGCGACATCGGCAACGCGTCGGGACTCACCAGCGGGGCCATCTATTTCCACTTCTCGAACAAGGACGCCCTGGCCCGCGCGATCGTCGAGGCACACTTCGACGCCTGGCCGGTGTTGATCGAACGGCACGCCGGGGCCGGTGTGCCGGCGGTGGTGGGCCTGGTGCGGTTGAGCTTCGCGGTGGCCCGGGCGTTTCGGGACGATCCGCTCGTGCGCGGTGGTGCGCGGTTGTGGAGCGAGCGGTACGGGATCGACGCGACGCTGCCCGCTCCGTTCGTGGGCTGGATCGCCGCCGTCCGGGCCCTCCTCGAGCGGGCGCGGGAGGAGGGCGAACTCGCGGACCGGATCGACTCGGCCGGGGCGGCGAAGGCGATCATCCACGCGTTCTTCGGCCTGCATACGGTCTCCGACGCGCTCTCCGGCCGTGCCGACATCGAGAACGACCTCGCCGACCTGTGGCGGCTGCTCCTTCCGGCCCTGCTGGCCGAGCCCGACGCGGCGGAGGACACGTTGCGACTCGCTCTCCCGGCCGTCGACGAGGTCCGAGTGTGA
- a CDS encoding ScbA/BarX family gamma-butyrolactone biosynthesis protein — protein sequence MVAFGGGSASSHSSTRALSWSRTVERESVHRVSVAEVLLTDVVRVADTTFLAAAQWPRSHPTFRPTDDGGHSRLMVLETLRQLGIFIPGQFYAVPPEAHFLIKDLFYGVDASAEPRSPHGACDITCLAEVDDFRPTPDGRGLRGVRLRMRLSVGATTFARAGGNARFVDPHTYAALRRGATGAGAATARVRPTPEAVDVTLPRDVLVAGPDGGVLEVDPADRLHPFFFDHAGDHVPGMVLVEAARQAIALVSGGELLRPTAFRLRAPLFTEFDPPARIECTLHHGRQAAFRFRQGGVYTALGAARYR from the coding sequence ATGGTTGCTTTTGGCGGCGGCTCGGCGTCCTCGCACTCGTCGACGAGAGCGCTGAGCTGGTCGCGCACCGTGGAACGGGAATCGGTGCATCGAGTGTCGGTGGCCGAGGTGCTGCTCACCGACGTGGTCCGGGTCGCGGACACGACCTTCCTGGCCGCCGCCCAGTGGCCCCGCTCCCATCCCACGTTTCGCCCCACCGACGACGGTGGCCACAGTCGGCTGATGGTCCTGGAAACCCTCCGTCAGCTCGGAATCTTCATCCCGGGGCAGTTCTATGCGGTGCCTCCGGAGGCACACTTCCTGATCAAGGACCTTTTCTACGGTGTCGACGCCTCGGCTGAGCCGCGTTCGCCGCATGGCGCCTGCGATATCACCTGTTTGGCGGAGGTCGACGACTTCCGCCCCACGCCCGACGGCCGCGGATTGCGGGGGGTACGGCTGCGGATGCGGCTCTCGGTCGGCGCCACGACCTTCGCCCGCGCGGGGGGCAACGCGCGCTTCGTGGACCCCCACACCTACGCGGCGCTGCGCCGGGGTGCCACGGGGGCGGGTGCGGCGACTGCGCGCGTGCGGCCGACGCCGGAGGCGGTGGACGTGACGCTACCCCGGGACGTGCTGGTCGCCGGGCCCGACGGCGGTGTCCTGGAGGTGGATCCGGCCGATCGGCTGCATCCGTTCTTCTTCGACCACGCCGGCGATCACGTGCCCGGGATGGTGCTCGTCGAAGCCGCCCGGCAGGCGATCGCGCTCGTGAGCGGCGGCGAATTGCTCCGGCCGACGGCGTTTCGCCTGCGTGCTCCCCTGTTCACCGAGTTCGACCCGCCCGCGCGGATCGAGTGCACGCTGCACCACGGGCGACAGGCCGCGTTCCGCTTCCGTCAGGGCGGGGTGTACACGGCCCTGGGGGCGGCGCGCTACCGCTGA
- a CDS encoding HAD family hydrolase has protein sequence MAGNSLLSWTPAAIVFDCDGTLMDSERHWEEARELVLRGYGMDTPDDFGERTKGLHFTECGRVMTEMAGLSAGQADQVTAQLLDHFRKLVAAAPVTIPGASEFVRLTADFAPLAVASNCPRDVVESGLAQAGLLPYFTDIVVPDATLRPKPDPDVYLAAARACGAPPSVCLAVEDSYCGILSASRAGLRVLGVGPAPRDEELALADMWVSTLADAALVAWAESREPVGACVRI, from the coding sequence ATGGCAGGAAATTCCCTTCTCTCCTGGACTCCGGCGGCAATCGTCTTCGATTGCGACGGCACGCTGATGGACAGCGAGCGCCACTGGGAAGAGGCACGCGAACTGGTGCTGCGCGGATACGGCATGGACACCCCGGACGACTTCGGCGAACGCACGAAGGGCCTGCATTTCACCGAATGCGGACGGGTCATGACCGAGATGGCAGGACTCTCCGCCGGTCAGGCCGACCAGGTGACGGCGCAACTGCTCGACCACTTTCGGAAGTTGGTCGCCGCCGCCCCCGTGACCATTCCCGGCGCGAGCGAATTCGTGCGGCTGACCGCCGACTTCGCGCCGTTGGCCGTGGCGAGCAATTGCCCGCGCGACGTCGTGGAGTCGGGGTTGGCACAGGCCGGGCTGCTCCCGTACTTCACCGACATCGTGGTCCCGGACGCGACGTTGCGTCCCAAGCCCGACCCGGACGTCTATCTCGCGGCGGCGCGGGCCTGCGGCGCCCCGCCGTCCGTATGCCTGGCGGTCGAGGACTCCTACTGCGGCATCCTGTCCGCTTCACGCGCGGGCCTGCGGGTCCTGGGCGTGGGGCCCGCCCCGCGGGACGAGGAACTGGCCCTCGCCGACATGTGGGTATCCACGTTGGCCGACGCCGCCCTGGTCGCCTGGGCCGAGTCGCGCGAGCCGGTGGGCGCCTGCGTACGCATCTGA
- a CDS encoding ATP-binding protein — protein MADLRAVGWAHSFPIGGGVEAGRRWARERLAGLAWTADASETVDDILLTVSELITNAHVHARSTARLVLAWDSRCLNVYVADTGPGLPAPRGPEGLATSGRGLAIVDAIADEWGTHPTPHGKAVTACFHPPGTSAHDG, from the coding sequence ATGGCGGACCTGCGAGCGGTCGGGTGGGCACACTCCTTTCCGATCGGCGGCGGTGTGGAGGCGGGCCGGCGCTGGGCCCGGGAGCGGCTGGCCGGCCTGGCATGGACGGCGGACGCCTCGGAGACGGTGGACGACATCCTGCTCACGGTCTCGGAGTTGATCACCAACGCCCACGTCCACGCGCGCAGCACGGCCCGACTGGTCCTGGCCTGGGACAGCCGCTGCCTGAACGTCTACGTCGCCGACACCGGCCCCGGGCTGCCGGCCCCGCGCGGCCCCGAGGGTCTCGCCACATCGGGCCGGGGCCTGGCCATCGTCGACGCGATCGCCGACGAATGGGGGACCCACCCCACCCCGCACGGCAAGGCCGTCACCGCCTGCTTCCATCCACCGGGCACCTCTGCGCACGACGGATGA
- a CDS encoding DUF7691 family protein, with protein sequence MSLSLSLYLVDPEVARAVVGSGDVRVRRAIGGRFKQEMSRDDDYFAHEIENGAPTRYEALTAVVEGGPFEERHAFQYGYAYRMICAFHGRRLWGNSFSPFKFAWLGHVDEALKSLGIEAVTVSELGYRLPEPLPHADLPGHGVWSPAACATALAQYEAVPQDQLAALDDDVREAVEELGTWLQAARPHPTHGIVGFLS encoded by the coding sequence ATGAGTCTTTCGCTGTCGTTGTACCTGGTCGACCCCGAGGTCGCGCGTGCCGTGGTGGGATCCGGTGACGTGCGGGTCCGCCGCGCGATCGGCGGGCGGTTCAAGCAGGAGATGTCGCGGGACGACGACTACTTCGCGCACGAGATCGAGAACGGCGCGCCGACGCGATACGAGGCGCTGACGGCGGTCGTGGAAGGCGGCCCGTTCGAGGAGCGGCACGCCTTCCAGTACGGGTACGCGTACCGGATGATCTGCGCCTTCCACGGACGCCGGTTGTGGGGCAACAGCTTCTCGCCCTTCAAGTTCGCGTGGCTGGGGCACGTGGACGAGGCCCTGAAGTCCCTCGGGATCGAGGCCGTCACGGTGTCGGAACTCGGCTACCGACTGCCGGAGCCGTTGCCGCACGCCGATCTCCCCGGCCACGGCGTCTGGTCACCGGCCGCCTGCGCCACCGCACTGGCCCAGTACGAGGCCGTCCCCCAGGACCAACTCGCAGCCCTGGACGACGACGTGCGCGAAGCAGTGGAAGAACTCGGCACCTGGCTCCAAGCAGCCCGCCCCCACCCGACCCACGGCATCGTGGGCTTCCTGTCCTGA
- a CDS encoding YbhB/YbcL family Raf kinase inhibitor-like protein, translating into MRSTRIVLCALLVAWAVGLSPVAASASSAPVSPADRNAFALSSAAFADGGLIPKVHECTSGGGHDPGKRNESPPLAWSGAPAAAKSYAIVMRDLDNANLIHWVVYDIPVGTTSLPQNVDHAYRPSVPAGARQVYYRGSASLYGYQGPCSPSTVNTYEFVVHALNRTSLTELNSGSSTQTAARTIAAASIGSARISGES; encoded by the coding sequence GTGAGAAGCACACGAATCGTGCTGTGCGCCCTGCTCGTCGCCTGGGCCGTCGGCCTCTCGCCCGTCGCCGCGTCGGCATCGTCGGCGCCCGTGTCCCCGGCGGATCGCAACGCCTTCGCCCTGTCCAGCGCCGCGTTCGCGGACGGCGGCCTCATCCCCAAGGTCCACGAGTGCACCAGCGGTGGCGGCCACGATCCGGGCAAGAGGAACGAGTCCCCGCCCCTGGCCTGGTCGGGCGCGCCGGCCGCCGCCAAGAGCTACGCGATCGTCATGCGCGATCTCGACAACGCCAACCTCATCCACTGGGTCGTCTACGACATCCCGGTCGGCACCACCTCGCTGCCCCAGAACGTCGACCACGCCTACCGGCCGTCGGTGCCGGCGGGAGCCCGGCAGGTCTACTACCGGGGCAGCGCGAGCCTGTACGGCTACCAGGGGCCCTGCTCGCCGTCGACCGTGAACACCTACGAGTTCGTCGTCCACGCGCTCAACCGGACGTCGCTGACCGAGCTGAACTCCGGCTCCTCCACCCAGACCGCCGCCAGGACGATCGCCGCGGCCTCGATCGGCTCGGCCAGGATCAGCGGCGAGTCGTAG
- a CDS encoding class I SAM-dependent methyltransferase: MGVVRESLGGEHLAVLAREDVDRPRPLGRALDLGRGRGRFTPELARRGRQAVGVDYVPAAIEAARQRGDEGVTYVVGDVTDLRSTELGTFDLFLDIGCFQGFDADQRQAVGRGVTAGLGRPMNRTKPQWFRLRRRS; encoded by the coding sequence CTGGGAGTCGTACGGGAAAGCCTCGGGGGAGAGCATCTCGCGGTACTCGCTCGTGAGGACGTCGACCGACCGAGACCGCTCGGCCGAGCGCTCGATCTGGGGCGCGGGCGCGGCCGGTTCACCCCCGAACTCGCCCGGCGGGGCCGGCAGGCCGTGGGTGTCGACTACGTGCCGGCCGCGATCGAGGCGGCCCGGCAGCGGGGCGACGAAGGTGTCACCTACGTCGTGGGCGACGTGACCGACCTGCGGTCGACCGAGCTGGGAACCTTCGACCTCTTCCTCGACATCGGCTGCTTCCAGGGCTTCGACGCCGACCAGCGACAGGCCGTCGGTCGCGGCGTCACGGCGGGCCTGGGCCGGCCGATGAACCGGACCAAACCCCAGTGGTTCCGGCTGCGCCGCCGGTCCTGA
- a CDS encoding MerR family transcriptional regulator — protein sequence MLIGDVARRSGVSARMLRHYETLGLVQPTGRTGSGYREYSAEDIRRIFHIESLRSLGLSLGDVGRVLDDADFAPAELVDDLIRRTRERIAAETRLLTRLRRIGAAEPAGRQDLLRIVALLRALGSQSADARQRAALSAIDEGPVPVEALVEAVLRESDPNVAGALRWALAQAGEDASALLAAGLDAPEAEVRERAVRSIAEIANAEATALLRDALTHADVVVRGQAALALGARGVAEAIPTLLDMIVAERNDADAADALSMQAGDPAVADRIAGALVDCLAQAPVGSSARRRLTQALADIPGSTSSRALAELSRDQDRVVASTARYVLELRGARQGFGA from the coding sequence GTGTTGATCGGTGACGTCGCGCGACGCTCCGGAGTCAGTGCCCGCATGCTCAGGCACTATGAAACGCTCGGACTGGTACAGCCGACGGGTCGCACCGGTTCGGGCTATCGGGAGTATTCCGCCGAGGACATCCGGCGGATCTTCCACATCGAGAGCCTGCGGTCGTTGGGACTGTCGCTGGGCGACGTCGGGCGGGTGCTCGACGATGCCGACTTCGCGCCCGCCGAACTCGTCGACGATCTGATCCGGCGGACGCGCGAGCGCATCGCCGCGGAGACACGGTTGTTGACGCGACTGCGGCGGATCGGTGCCGCCGAACCGGCCGGCCGGCAGGACCTGCTCCGAATCGTCGCGCTCCTGCGGGCATTGGGATCGCAAAGCGCGGACGCGCGGCAGCGGGCGGCGCTGTCCGCGATCGACGAGGGCCCCGTGCCGGTGGAAGCGCTGGTCGAGGCCGTGTTGCGCGAGTCGGACCCGAACGTGGCCGGCGCCCTGCGCTGGGCCCTGGCGCAGGCGGGCGAGGACGCGTCGGCACTGCTGGCGGCGGGGCTCGACGCGCCGGAGGCCGAGGTGCGCGAGCGTGCCGTCCGGTCCATCGCCGAGATCGCGAACGCCGAGGCGACCGCGCTGCTCCGGGACGCGCTCACGCACGCGGACGTGGTGGTCCGCGGACAGGCGGCGTTGGCGCTGGGCGCGCGCGGCGTGGCGGAGGCGATTCCGACGCTCCTCGACATGATCGTGGCGGAGCGGAACGACGCCGACGCGGCCGACGCGTTGAGCATGCAGGCCGGCGATCCGGCGGTGGCGGATCGTATAGCCGGCGCCCTGGTCGACTGTCTCGCGCAAGCCCCGGTGGGGTCGTCGGCGCGTCGCCGGTTGACCCAGGCGCTGGCGGACATCCCCGGGAGCACGTCGTCACGGGCCCTCGCGGAGCTGTCCCGGGACCAGGACCGCGTCGTCGCGTCGACCGCGAGGTACGTCCTCGAACTGCGCGGCGCGCGACAGGGGTTCGGCGCGTAG
- a CDS encoding HEAT repeat domain-containing protein, with protein MAMAEQGAGTMRILRGLADGNPSVRVRVALAAGTNPDPGFVGTLVERCGIDPDFQVRETLTWALTRHPASMTVPLLVEELRSERAQARGQALHTLSKIGDRRAWPAITPALLFDADDEVARSAWRAAVVLVPEDARHALAGMLATQLGRGERETQLSLSRALIALGEAMVPTLGAATADRDPRVRAHAIATERLWRDPDAGFEFAIEEAKRVAALDGAGGEGR; from the coding sequence ATGGCCATGGCGGAACAGGGCGCGGGCACGATGCGGATTCTTCGGGGGCTTGCGGACGGCAATCCCTCGGTCCGGGTGCGGGTGGCGCTGGCGGCCGGCACGAACCCGGACCCGGGCTTCGTCGGCACGCTCGTGGAGCGGTGCGGGATCGACCCCGACTTCCAGGTGAGGGAGACGTTGACGTGGGCACTCACCCGCCACCCGGCGTCGATGACGGTCCCGCTGCTGGTCGAGGAACTACGTTCGGAACGGGCACAGGCCCGCGGCCAGGCGTTGCACACGCTGTCCAAGATCGGGGATCGGCGGGCGTGGCCGGCGATCACACCGGCGCTGCTGTTCGACGCCGACGACGAGGTGGCGCGCAGCGCCTGGCGGGCGGCGGTGGTGCTGGTGCCCGAGGATGCCCGGCACGCGTTGGCCGGGATGTTGGCGACGCAACTCGGTCGCGGCGAACGCGAGACGCAGCTGAGCCTCAGCCGGGCGCTGATCGCGCTCGGGGAGGCGATGGTGCCGACACTCGGCGCCGCGACGGCGGACCGCGACCCCCGCGTGCGTGCGCACGCGATCGCGACGGAGCGGCTGTGGCGCGACCCGGATGCCGGATTCGAGTTCGCGATCGAGGAGGCGAAGCGGGTCGCGGCCCTCGACGGGGCCGGCGGAGAAGGGCGGTAG
- a CDS encoding ketopantoate reductase family protein, with translation MSPRAVAVLGPGGVGGLLAALLSRAGHRVTCVAGEETASALRQGGIRVRSRQFGEFTARVEADTRLREPVDLCLITVKHTGLRDALERIPAGALGDGVILPLLNGVEHPALLRGYYGEQAVVPGVIRVESTRLAPGVIEHGSPFTEIDLAGPHERVEPWAAMFTDAGVRTRAVGGEAAALWAKLAFLAPFALLTSRYGLTIGEVRTGRRAELLALVEEAAAVSRACGVPVDPAHSLALYDSFPEQTKSSMQRDVEAGRPTELDAIGGALLRAAARHDVPVPVATRLVTELTTR, from the coding sequence GTGTCTCCCCGAGCCGTGGCGGTCCTCGGACCGGGAGGAGTGGGCGGGCTGCTCGCCGCCCTGCTGTCCCGGGCCGGCCACCGGGTGACCTGCGTCGCGGGCGAGGAAACCGCAAGTGCCCTGCGCCAGGGCGGAATTCGGGTACGCAGCAGGCAGTTCGGCGAGTTCACCGCCCGGGTCGAGGCGGACACGCGCCTGCGCGAGCCCGTCGATCTGTGCCTGATCACGGTCAAGCACACGGGACTGCGTGACGCGCTGGAGCGCATCCCGGCGGGAGCGCTCGGGGACGGGGTGATCCTGCCGCTGCTCAACGGCGTCGAGCACCCGGCCCTGCTGCGCGGATACTACGGCGAACAGGCCGTCGTCCCGGGCGTGATCCGCGTCGAGTCCACACGCCTGGCGCCGGGCGTGATCGAACACGGCAGCCCGTTCACGGAGATCGACCTGGCCGGCCCGCACGAGCGCGTCGAGCCGTGGGCGGCGATGTTCACCGACGCCGGTGTGCGCACCCGGGCGGTGGGCGGCGAGGCGGCCGCGTTGTGGGCGAAGCTGGCCTTCCTCGCCCCCTTCGCGCTGCTCACCAGCCGCTACGGGCTCACCATCGGCGAGGTGCGCACCGGGCGGCGCGCGGAACTGCTCGCGCTCGTCGAGGAGGCCGCCGCGGTGAGTCGGGCCTGCGGCGTCCCCGTCGATCCGGCGCACTCCCTGGCGCTCTACGACTCGTTCCCGGAACAGACCAAGTCGTCCATGCAGCGCGACGTCGAGGCCGGCCGACCCACCGAACTCGACGCGATCGGCGGCGCGTTGCTGCGCGCGGCCGCGCGACACGACGTCCCCGTACCCGTCGCGACCCGACTGGTGACCGAACTGACCACACGATGA